Proteins from a genomic interval of Paenibacillus lentus:
- a CDS encoding AEC family transporter gives MLYSVLSTMLQVIVPISIPVISGALLKRFQKLDTRPLVTLYLYFLNPALILDTLAKADISYQDIYQTLGFSLLNLILLWLVAALVGRMFKLPSDEQAGLTLVATFTNSVNYGLPLVLLAFGQLGLDKASVYVIGQMIIVNTVGVYLAARSNFSMKEAVKSVFTLPSIYAAAAAILLRVTGFSLPAGIGQGITMAAAAYSPVVLAILGAQMVGVAGLPMNSGSQRAFRSGIAIRMLLSPLIALLALWMLQIDGVLFAVLFILACMPAAVNASALAEKFGASPQTVSKCVLWTTLASFITLPILIVLLE, from the coding sequence ATGCTATACTCTGTCTTATCCACCATGCTGCAAGTCATCGTGCCCATCTCGATCCCCGTCATTTCCGGCGCACTGCTCAAGCGCTTCCAGAAGCTCGATACGAGGCCGCTTGTCACGCTGTACCTGTATTTCCTAAATCCGGCCTTGATCCTTGACACGCTGGCCAAGGCGGACATTTCATATCAGGATATTTATCAAACGCTCGGCTTCTCGCTGCTGAATCTCATCCTGCTCTGGCTCGTCGCCGCACTGGTAGGTCGGATGTTTAAGCTTCCGTCTGACGAACAGGCGGGACTCACACTAGTCGCTACGTTTACGAACAGCGTAAACTACGGCCTGCCGCTCGTTCTGCTCGCCTTCGGGCAGCTCGGACTGGACAAGGCCTCTGTCTACGTCATCGGCCAAATGATTATCGTGAATACAGTGGGCGTATATTTGGCGGCACGATCTAATTTTTCCATGAAAGAGGCCGTGAAATCCGTATTCACTTTGCCTTCTATATATGCAGCCGCAGCCGCCATTTTGCTCCGAGTTACCGGGTTCTCGTTACCCGCGGGCATCGGTCAAGGCATTACGATGGCGGCTGCCGCCTATTCGCCCGTTGTACTCGCTATTCTCGGAGCGCAGATGGTCGGCGTGGCCGGCCTGCCAATGAATTCAGGATCCCAACGGGCCTTTCGCTCAGGCATCGCCATTCGGATGCTGCTGTCGCCTCTAATCGCGCTGCTTGCCTTATGGATGCTGCAAATTGACGGTGTGTTGTTCGCCGTACTGTTCATCCTCGCCTGCATGCCGGCAGCGGTGAACGCTTCCGCACTGGCCGAGAAATTCGGGGCCTCACCGCAAACTGTATCCAAATGCGTGTTGTGGACGACGCTCGCCTCCTTCATCACCTTGCCGATCCTGATCGTTCTACTGGAATAG